aatttctagagccggttcgtcgcaggatcggctccacagagccttttatagttgggactcggtcttttaaaatcggaaccgacaaaagcgggtacccggttccacagaagagtggaaccgccggtccggttttcaatttggaaccgggtagaaccgggtaaccgaaggaaccgcccaagcttaattcgtacttgacacccaaggctttgaattgataattattagaaatgttgtgggctttgtgctctggatgttataacgttgtaaagaccggtcagtcgcattacacaaaaaggacatggtaaaaaaaaacacttgtcacaattcaaaaatctCCTCTATCAAAAAGATTGTGAAAGTGTTACTAtatgtaacacacaactcttatacatgggtatccaacaggatacttataaatggtcagcaacttgaacttttaggtatacatggcaaaaccatggtcagtcgcattacggtcagtcgcattacagttttccaggCAATGTAGCCACGCCTACATGGTGCCCAAGCCGAGTTCTGATTTGGCAATAATTGGGTTCgttccttgtcaacaactaaaaaaaaattggtttcatatgttagctaaaacttctaagtggaaagaaagttgtgacataaacttgatttttgtgtgttatgtccatgtttgcttggaattgcccaaaTACCTACAGGAACAATCCTTCTTGCCCAGAGCAAGACTATTGAGATATTCCCTAAAGCAAAGCAAGAAATCATCTTAGTTAgaagcattggacactattggtgattactcaaaataattgttaacataaaacctgacttggtaatgagcaatggagagctgttgatagtaaaaaacattgtgagaaacgactccctctgaatctgaagtaacgtagtttttgagaaagttgtaatttctcactaaaatgtttgatttgatttcgagacctcagctgaggtctggaaatcaagcatctgaactgaaagcacacaacttcgtacgaacagggtgttttctcttccattattctctcacaactttgaagaccaattgagttcaaattttcacaggtttgttctttgtgcatattttgagatacaccaagtgagaagactggtctctgaaaatattactaaaggtgtccagtgtcaatGATCAATTTTTGGCATCCAGTGGTTCCACTTCGTCAACAACAATGAGGTCACCCAAAGAACGTGTCCGCCCCCCCATCAACCAACTAATTCAACACCACCACTCTGCCTTCTTCGGTCATGTCGCTCGCctagctgacaacatcccagcttAAAAAGCTCTAAAGCATCGCCATcaactccaggggaggcctagcaccagctcctggctggaagagacctAGACAGAGGCCGCCCTCGGTCATCCTAGGCCTAACAACTTGGCCGGCCGAGCGAAATCGCCCACATGTGGCGTGAGgctgtaggacgtggacacatGAAATCGGCGCGATGGACCCTTGCTGCCTCTGcgtgttgattgattgattgtctttttatgattttgtttgaatgtgtCTTTCAAAGGAAGTTCTACAAACAACTCATTCATGCAGTCTATGCCTGTACAGCAGCCGATGAAAACGATGTCACAGATTGGAATCTCTGTGGAACCCCTTCACGTTATCCAGCATCAGATACCAGCAGAAACTACCCAGGtacgtttttattttgttgttgtgcacAGTCGGCTgggtattggtaattgttaaagaccagtcttctcacttgctgtatctcaacatttgcctaaaacaacaaccctgtgaaaatttgagctaattcGGCCacctaagttgcgagataattatgaaagaaaaaaacacccttgtacatGTGGTAACTTTATTCCGGTTAACAAGgtcccaattgcatagagctgctcaagtagaaaatactgttaaaaaaattctcactggctggtaactttatctcggttagcataattttgatttgcttagcttattttgtgcttaaaggcagtggacacttttggtaattactcaaaatagttattagcataaaaccttacttggtaacaagtaatggagagcggttgatgGTAACAAACttagtgagaaatggctctctctgaattAAGGTGGTAttcaggaaagaagtaatttgccacgaatttgatttcgagacctcagattaagaattttgaggtctcgaaataaagcatctgaaagcacacaacttcgtgtgacaagggtgtttttttctttcataattatctcgcaacttagatgaccaaatgagctcaaattttcacagggttgttattttatgcaaatgttgagatacagcaagtgagaagactggtctttgacaattaccagtagtgtccagtgtcttcaagcagctctatgaaattgggcccagtatctCAGGAGTTCAGGTTGCGCCTAGCCCTCTATAGGACTCTTCCTTTGTGCTGTTCACAGAAACAGAGTCCTAAATATTAGGGCTTTTTCTGGGGCGGAAACATTTGGAAGCTTTAGTaacatttgaaaaatgaaagggCTGCATCGGATTTGTTgggtgtcatgaccgagtgATTAAGGGCATTGAATCGAAGTTCAGGTGGAAaagtcagcagagtgtgggttcgaatcccagtcatgacacttgtgtccttgagcaagacacttgactatagtTGCTTCTTTCCACTCAGggatataaatgggtacctgcgagggtagaggttaatattgtgtttgaaaaagccactgGTGTGCCAAAGCAgttcagggctgtatactccccaggggggctgagaaagattacagggatgtaatttgcccaatgaccagggcactaatctaaagcacattgagatggttattgaaaaatgcgctgaataagaacttgtctttattattattacgtctTCAATTAATCGTGATGCAATTATGCCTGGGCGACTattgcgactagtgtcaaagtcgcaactattgattgcttagtcaagTAGCGACTATCGTTTTttaactactcggttaatcgtaCCTCCACGACAACTACAACAATAGTCGTGgcttcctgcttggtgaaccaatggTGTTGCTCACCACTATTTATGAcgacataatttacttacgaaacacaatcggACATCACGATCAGAAACACAATGCGACTcgatgagagctgttgataaaataaaacatcgtgagaaacggctccctctgaagtaacaaagtttttgagaaagaagtgatttctcactgaaatatttgcatctgcgaaagacttcaggcgtgaagcctttctcagacttctaaaaagaattttttcttCAACTATTTTCTGGAAGTTTGATAATCGATTAAGGCAAACTTCcacattttatgcatacatgttgggatacatgggCATGGCAAGTGCTTGaaaactggtctctgacaatagaccgatccattaggctccgcccacggcgcacatgtgagcaagaacacgtgaggcTCTCctatgccattctgcacaactcgtCCGCCCACGCCAAGCatacgcatgtcagactttatttgtcaGACTTTGTGTTGCGCAATGggatgtgattggtcaatacgcaatgatGGGGCGGAGCTAAATGGATCGGCCTATTACCAAAGGGGTCCAGTACCTTttacttactttttgttttctctccatttATTTAGACGTCGACTTTGACCAGCTTCTCAGAGTTCTCCATGAAGATGTTGGAGAACTTCTACGACTACGCCTCGTCGTTCGAAATAAACCAGTCGCAGATGACACCCCAGCCAAACATCAGCTGGATCCCCATGACGGTCCTAGATAAATGGTTTCAGAACTTCAAGAATAAAATGGCGCAGGATCAGAACTTTTGGAGGAAGTAACTGTacttgtgtaatttttgtattttaacaattttaagatttgggtactttttgtaacacaaaacataatgtccacagatttacattaaacttactcagtttgaagataatgatggcagaaagcttcccttacaatattacttgctgaggtgctgtagtttttgagaaatgagtactaAAACAAGTCACCAAAATCACTTTC
This DNA window, taken from Asterias rubens chromosome 15, eAstRub1.3, whole genome shotgun sequence, encodes the following:
- the LOC117300175 gene encoding protein Hikeshi-like isoform X2, whose translation is MQQIDDTHVLFNIFNAATINHIVVFLTGTGAIPEGMGGAIYFSWPSPEGEMVWMFLGFITNEKPSAIFKVVGLKKGSSTNNSFMQSMPVQQPMKTMSQIGISVEPLHVIQHQIPAETTQTSTLTSFSEFSMKMLENFYDYASSFEINQSQMTPQPNISWIPMTVLDKWFQNFKNKMAQDQNFWRK
- the LOC117300175 gene encoding protein Hikeshi-like isoform X1, whose translation is MGTWEPLFGRRGGSPMPLPIRKNSLCLQNKEVQTDMQQIDDTHVLFNIFNAATINHIVVFLTGTGAIPEGMGGAIYFSWPSPEGEMVWMFLGFITNEKPSAIFKVVGLKKGSSTNNSFMQSMPVQQPMKTMSQIGISVEPLHVIQHQIPAETTQTSTLTSFSEFSMKMLENFYDYASSFEINQSQMTPQPNISWIPMTVLDKWFQNFKNKMAQDQNFWRK